From the Fibrobacterota bacterium genome, the window ACGAAAGGACGAACAAAGTCCATATCATCGATTTGGCGACGAAAGCCATGAAGGAAATCGCCTTGCCGATGGCTGTGCCGGAAACGCCATGGTCCCCGGCGTTCACGGTGAATCCGGTAGCCAATAAGATCTACCTGAAGTTGGAAAATCTTTGGTTGATCGACGGAGTCACGGATTCGGTTACGCGGGTGGGCTACGATTCGCCGATCCTGAACCCGACGACGGACAAGATCTACTTGTCCAGCTCCGGCCCATATCCGGAAGTGGGAATCATGGACGGGATTTCCCATAAGCTGTTGAAGCAAAATGCCGCCCAGGGATTCGGCGTCACCCTCAATCCGGTTACGAACGAGGTTTACATCAACAACTCGACAACCGATCTCAACGGAAAGGGCTGGGTGGACCTTATGGATGGGTTTACCGATAAGGTGGATCCCATCCCCGGGCTGTCGAACCTCAGCCGGGGCTATCTGGTCTCGCTTACCCCGAACATCGCCACGAACAAGCTGTCCAAAGCTCGCTCGCCTGGTCCGGCTACCCGATCGTCAATCCCATCGACAACAGCCTGCACGGGACCGATGGGAGCAACCTCTATTCGACACGGGACTGGACGAAGTTGGAAACGGGCTTCCGGATCCATATCGATCCCATGGCGAATCATGCGACCTTCCTCGCCCGTCCCGTTCTCACGGGATCCGCCGCGGATCGACCCGCGGGAAGCCACGCCGGGATCGCAGGGGTCTTCCACCAGATGCATACCTCCCAAGGGAAGTGGACCGCGGCGAACCTTTCGGGAGGAACCGGAATGGACTCGGTCTCCTGGACGTTGAACTGGGGTCCGGATTCCCTCCGGTTCGGCTTGAACTACATCTGCCTTGCCGCCCTGGATTCCAACGGAGCGTCGGCCACCGCGATCTATCCCATCTACCGGATCAAGGAACTGCCCCCGCCGCCCGGCATTCCCTCGCTCACCGCGCCGACCGACAATGCCAAGGATATCCAAAGGTATTCCCTGCTTTCGTGGACAAAGGTGGACGGGGCAGCCTCTTATGAGCTGCGCATCGCTGCCGCTCCCGATTTCACGAAGGACCTCACCATCCGTTCCGGCCTCACCGCTCCCTTCGATACCCTGAATTTTTCCAATTACTCCACTTTCTATTACTGGAAGGTGCGCGCCCTGAATCAAGGGGGATTCGGGGAATGGTCGCAGGTGCGGCATTACACCACGGTCATCGCTCCCCCGGGTTACCCGGTGAAGATACAGCCCGCCGATCGCACGATTGACGTTCCCGCACCGACCCACGTGGTATGGTATGCGCTACCCACCGCGACCGGTTATGAAGTGGAGTTGGATACCAGCTCCGACTTTAAGTCCGCGCTGCGGGTGGATACCCTTGTCAGCGACAGTCTCTGCAACCTGCCCGGCCTGAAGGGCGGACAGAAATACTACTGGCATGTTCGAGGGCAGAATCCCACGGGCTGGGGCGTGTGGAGCGCGAGTTGGGAGTTCACCGTCGTTCCCGCGGAGCCGGAGATCCCCCAGTTGACCGAGCCTGCGGCCGGGGCCGCGGATCAGCCTGTCTGGGCCAAGTTGAAGTGGAGGAAAAGCGCCCGCGCCGTCAGCTATCGGGTCCAGGTCGCGACCGATGCCGCTTTCGCGAACCTGGCCATGGACGATTCCGCCGTCGCCGATTCCGCCAAGGAATCCGACTTGCAACGGTCCACAGTCTACCTCTGGCGCGTGCGCGCCAAGAATGGAGGCGGCATCAGCGGATGGTCCCAGGTCCGATCGTTCACGACGACCTCGGAGGAAGCGCCCTTGGCGCCGGAACTCCTAACGCCCTTGGACGGCGCCGTGGCATGGCCCTATCCCGCCGCGTTCTCCTGGAGCCCGGTGGCTACGGCGGTCACCTACCACGTCCAGGCCTCGACGGACAGCGGCTTCGCGAAGGTCGCCGATCAGGATTCCCTCACGTCCCTTACTAGCGCGCATCTGTTCGGGCTCGCGTATACCACCCAGCACTACTGGCGGGCGCGGGCGAAGGGGAAAGGCGGGGCCGGCGCCTGGAGCGGGATCCGGAAGTTTACGACAGGCATCGCGCCGCCGCCGTATCCGCAACTGCTATCCCCCGCGAATGGCGCCGCCGACCAGGCCAGCCCCCTGGCGCTCAAGTGGGCCAAGGGCAGAAACAGCGCCACCTACGACGTGGAAGTCGCCGTCGATTCCCTCTTCGATGTCCTGCTGCGTAGCGATTCGCTCCTTTTCGATACCACCCTCACGATGGATACCTTCAAGGCCCAAACGCCTTATTTCTGGAGAGCGCGCGGCGCGAATGCGGGAGGAACGGGAACCTGGTCGCCATATTGGAAATTCACGATCGGCGCCAGCGTATCGATACCCGAAACCTACTCGGTCAACCGCTCCGGTCCCTTCCGGTCCGGCGGCGAATTACGCTATGCCTTGCCCAAAGCGGGTTTCGTCTCCATCAACTACTACGACCTGCACGGCAAGCAAGTCGCCTCCTTCGTGAACAGGATCCAGGGCCCCGGATATTACGCGCTGTCCGTCGGCGAGGCGTTGCGCCGCCAGGGAGCGTTGATCCAGATTTTCAGGGCGGGGGATTTCCTGAGCCGCGACAAGGTAGTCCTGTTCCGATGAGAGGGTAGGCAAGCGAGGCTTCTTAGCGCGTTCGGCCTGCTGGCGGGAACGGCCACGCTGGGGATGCCATTCGGGATGCGGAGGGATCCTCAAACGGATGGCAGGGACGGCGTTCCCGATGATTCCGCAGGGAAATCCGCCGGGGTATGTTCGTTCAGGCGGTTCAGGTCCAAGGTGGTCGCCCCGCTATCCGAGCGCCCGAATATGAAGGCGAACTTCGCCCCGAAAACGATTTCATCGAAGCGGTAGGAATAACGAACGTACACGGTCTGGCCGAAAGCATCGTCGAAGGCTTTGATGTGGACGAAAAACTCGCCGTCCCCGGTCCGGAAATCCTCCGAGGTCATGCCCCAAAGCGGACTCGCCTCGTCGATGGGATGCACTATGGTCCAGCTTAACGGGAAGAACTGGATCCGCTTGCGTTCCAGGGGCAGCTCCAGGAATTTACGGTTCCCGCTGCGGGGATCGACCCAGGAGAGGGAAACCTCCGCTTCCGTCTCGATGAGTTGATTGTTGCGCGCGTTGGCGAAGCGGAACATGAAGGCGGTGCCGCCGCGATAGGGGGAGATCAAGGCGGACTGGCTGAATAGCAGCCGGCTGCGCGCCCGGGCGAAGCGCGAATACAGGAGGCCCGTGGCCAAGGCGAAGCCCATCAATCCCGCCAAAGACTCCAAGGCGGCGACCATGCTGGTCATCACCCCTGCGGGGCTGATGCGCCCGTAGCCCACCGTCGTCAAGGTTTGCGCGCTGAAGAAGAAAGCGTCGCTGAAACCGTCGGCGGCGCTCTCGCCCGTGTGGCCCACCAGATGCTCTACGCCAATAGCCATATACACCAGGGAGAAGGCGGTATTAACGGCCAAGTACCCGCACAATACGACCAGGATGAAGGCGGGCCAGCTAATGCTGGTGAGCAGATGGTAGAAGTTGAGCGCGACGTGGAGGGGCACGCCGCTGCGCTCGACGTTGAAGGATCCGTCATGGTTGAGAAGGCGGGCGTTCCGCGTGGGTATCTTGGCGCCGAACCCCAGATCGTTGAATTCCTGGCCGGTCGTAAGCCTATCCTGGGTTTCCTCTTTGGCTGCTGCCATTACATCCCCTTCCCTAACCGGCTAAACTTAGCAATGGCTGTGCGAACCCCCGAATA encodes:
- a CDS encoding K+ channel, inward rectifier → MAAAKEETQDRLTTGQEFNDLGFGAKIPTRNARLLNHDGSFNVERSGVPLHVALNFYHLLTSISWPAFILVVLCGYLAVNTAFSLVYMAIGVEHLVGHTGESAADGFSDAFFFSAQTLTTVGYGRISPAGVMTSMVAALESLAGLMGFALATGLLYSRFARARSRLLFSQSALISPYRGGTAFMFRFANARNNQLIETEAEVSLSWVDPRSGNRKFLELPLERKRIQFFPLSWTIVHPIDEASPLWGMTSEDFRTGDGEFFVHIKAFDDAFGQTVYVRYSYRFDEIVFGAKFAFIFGRSDSGATTLDLNRLNEHTPADFPAESSGTPSLPSV